AAAAGTAGGATGAATATTTTTAGGTTTTTCAAAAAAAAGTTCAATTAAACCATTTTCTTTTAAAATTGTAATAACATCTTCAATTGAAGAGACATTATTATCTTTTATTAATGTTTGAATCAATCCTTTATATTGGATATATGTTTTATTTCCAATTAAATTTATTATTAAATTTTCATATTTAGCAAAAGCAAAAGTAAGTACTAAAAAAAAAATTACTAATTTTTTCATGGAGTTTGACCTTTTTTTAGAAATTGATATTTTCCATTTTTAATTAAAATTCTTACAATTTTTTTTGTATTAGGAGTTATTGTTTGATTTCCATATTTAATAGTTACTTCTCCATGACCAAATTTTATAAAGAAATTTTTACCTTTGAAGGTTTTTGTTTTTGAAGTGAGATATTCTGATGTTTTATTTGTATCAAGATTTTTGATTCTATACCATACTAATTTTTGAGGAATAATAGTAATTTGATTTAAAATAGCTTTTTTTTCTTGTGTTAGATTGATTTCTTTTGTCGGATTAGTTATATTTGTTTCCAAAGTGTTAGCGATAATAGATTGAGTTTTATTTGTTTCTTGTGATAAGTTTTTATCTGTTAAATTATTTTCAATTATAGTAGTAGTGACATTATTTTTTAAAGTTAATTTGTTTTGAGTTTTGTTTGATTCTAACGAATTATTTATTTCTGTTATATTTGTAGTTGTTAATTTGTTGTTAGTTGTATTGTTCTCATTTTCATTTGTATAGTTTTTATAAAGTAATATTGCAGATGATATTAGTAAGATTATTCCTAATATAAAGATTATATAATTTTTTTCTTTTTTTATAGAGGGTTCTTTTTCTTGAATAATTGTTTCCTCTTTAATTTCAGTATGATTAATTTGATTATATTCTTCAATTATATCACTTAAATCAACATTAAATTCTCTTTCAATAATTTTTATAAAACCTAAAAATTTTACTTTTGGTATTTTTTCATACTCTTTATTTTTTATAAATCTAAGAGAAATTGGAGATATTTTTGTTCTTTTACTTATTTCATCAATAGAAAACTGTTCAAAAAATTTATTAGCACTCATTTGTTATCCTATCTATTAAAATTCCAGCAGCAACAGAGACATTTAAAGAATCAAATTCTCTTTTCATCTCAATAGTAATTACTTCGTCAAGTTTTTGTTTTATCTTTTTATTTAAACCTTCGCCTTCATTACCCAATATTAGTGCTATTTTATTTTTTCTTGAAGGTTTACATTTGCCTCCTAAATCAGCTCCAACTATTAAATATCCTTTTGTTTTTAAAATATTTATAACATCTAATATGTTTTTTATAGAGATAATTTTCATATCAAGTGCAGCACCTGAGCTTGTGCGAATTACTCTATCCCATTTTAGTTCATTTATTCCAGTAATAATTAACAAATCAATACCTAATGCATAAGCTGTACGCGTTATAGCTCCAATATTACCCATGTCTGTAACATTATCTAATATTAATATTTTGTCTCCTATAATATCCCAGTTTTGAGGTGTAAATTCTATTTTTGCAAAAAAACCTTGATGGTTTGAGTTTTTACTTAATTTTTGAGCTAATTTGTTATCTATAAATTTTATTTCAAAATTTTGAAATTTTTTTAGCTCATTTTTATTAAGTTTTCTTGCAATTAAAATTTCTTTAACAATATCAGGATGTTTTTGTATTATATATTCTACTATTCTTTTTCCATAAACTATCATAGTAAGTATTTTATCAAAATTAAATGATAATTAAACTAAAAATTAAAGAGTTTTATAAATTTCTTTTGCACTTTTAGAAGAAATTTTTGCAAGAAGTTTTGATTTTTCTTTTTTTGGCAATGGTAAATTCAAAATTTCATCATATGTTAATGAAAGAGTATTTGCTTTTTCACCTTTATCGATTACTACAACCCATTCACCTTTTGTATTTTCAATATTGATATCTTTAACTTTTCCTTTAATAAATGTTTCGTGGAGTTTAGTTAATTCTTTTGCTAAGAAAATCGTTCTATTTGGTATTTTTTCTTTTAATTCATTTAATAATTTCTCAATCCTATGAGGAGATTCATAAAGAATTGAGATTTTTTGAGAATTAATTACTTCATTTAATTTTTTTTCTCTTTCACTTCCCTTATGCGGTAAAAAACCATAAAAAATAAACTCTCCTTCAAATCCGCTTGCAACAAAAGCCGTTATGGCAGCATTAGGACCTGGAATTACAGTATAAGGGATATTATGTTTTTGAGCGAATTTAACAAGTTTACTTCCAGGGTCGCTAATTCCTGGCATTCCAGCATCACTTACATATCCTACATTTTTAGTTTTTAAAATTTCAGGGTCTAATTTTTGAAGAATTTTATCTTCGTTATGTGAGTGCATTGAGATAAATTCTTTATTTTTATAATCGATATTTAAAAGGTTTAGTAGTTTTTTAGTAACTCTTGTATCTTCACAAAAGAGAATTTCAGAAGTTTTAAGGGCTGAAATAGCCCTTTTTGAGATGTCTTCTAAATTTCCAATGGGAGTTGGTATTAAAGTTAGCAATTATGCTAAGCCGTATTTTTTCTTAAATTTATCTACTTTTCCACCTCTATCAATGTTTCTTTCTTTACCTGTAAAGAATGGGTGACACTCATTACAAACTTCAATTCTAAGAGTTGGTTTTGTTGATAATACTTTAAAAGTATGACCACAAGTACAAGTTACAGTACATTCAACATATTCTGGATGAATACCTTTTTTCATAATTATCCTTTATTAGGTTTTTAAGTTTGAAATTTTACTTTTTTAATCTTAAAGTTTACTTAATTTAAGCTTTTTATAAGAAAAATAATAAAAGCAATAAAAGTTTAAATGATTTAAAGATTGAATTAAATATTTATGAGTTAGAATTTAAGAAAATTTAATTAATAAAAATTTTTTATTACTAATATAAATCCACTAAAAAAGTGTCAGAGATTTTTATAAATAGACAAAAAAACCAAAAATTAACTTCTTGGTTCTCTTGGTCTTGCTTCGTTAACTCTTAGTCTTCTTCCTAAAAATTCTTTACCATCAAGTTCTTCAATAGCTGTTTCAGCTCCGCTTTCCATTTCTATAAAACCAAAACCTTTGCTTCTTCCAGTTTCTCTATCATTGATTATTTTTGCTGATAGTACTTCGCCATATTGTGAGAATAGTTCTTTTAGCTCTTCTGCATTAGCGTCGTAATTAATGTTTCCTACGTAAATTGTTTTCATTGTTCTTCCTAAAATTAAATTTGCATTGACATTATAACGCTAAAAAATAAAAAAAGCAAATAAAATGATAAAATTCTTATAAAAAAGGTTAAAAATGAGTGAAATTAATATTAAAAAAAATTATTTTGAATTTAAAAATGCTTTAAGTAAAGGTGATACTAAATCAGCAGAAGAAGCATTTAGAAAAGCTTTTGAGGATGCTTTTGTGCTTTATCAATTAAAACTTACAAACAATGAAAAGTTTAATTTGCAAAATGATGAAGAGTTATTTGCAGTTGTTACTTTATTTGATAATATGATTGGCTTTTGGAAAGAAGGGCTTATAGATGAAGGAATTGCATTTGCTGAATCAATGATTGATTTAGTGGATTCACCAAAGTTAAAAGAGATGTTTAAAGGATATTCTCTTGGAATGCAAGCTGGTCTTAGTGTAGATGAGTTTTTAAAAGAATATGTTGATTTAAGTAAAATAGATGCAGAATTTCCTCAATTTTTATGTAATTTCAAAGAAAAAATAAAAGAGTTAATTGATTGATGTTTTAATATTTGTTGTAACTTTAAAGCTATATCCAAAAGGAGTTTTAAGATGAAGTATTGCTTTTTTATTTCCAGGATTTTTTGTTAGTTTATTATAAATTTCAATTAACTCTTCTTCATAATTTTCGCTTAAATTAAATTCAATTAAACAAACTTCTTCTTTTGTTGCTGCCTTTTCATTTGCTGCTTCATTTAGTGGCATAATTTTTTTACACGTAATTCTTAAAAATTCTCCCACTTTATCAACATATGCTTTTATTGCAATAGGTTTATCTTTATCCATTTCATTTAAAATATTTAAATCTCTCTCAAATACCATTACATCAAATTTACCATGATAGTCCATTATACTTACAATAGCAAATTTATTTCCTTTTTTTGAAATTCTAACTTTCATTGATTCAACTTTTCCTATAAATAATGCTTCTTTTCCAATTATTTCTTCAATTTCGCTTGATAGGTTATATTTTATTTTTTGAATCTCTTCTTTATATGGGTCAAGTGGATGGGCTGAGACATAAAATCCAAGAGTTTCATACTCTCCATCAAGCAAAGTTTTTGTGTCAAACTCATCTGTTATATTTATTTCTAATTTTTCTTCAACTTCATTTTCTTCAACTATATCAGCAAATAAGGAGTTTTTATGATTAATTGCATTTTTTCTATCTTCAATTCTTTTTTTAAATTCAAGCATATTTTCTAAGTTTTGTAGTAATGTTTTTCTTGAATATCCAAAGCTATCCATTGCACCTGATTTTATTAATTGTTCAAGTACTTTTTTATTAACTTTACTTGTGTCTATTTTTAAAATAAAATCTTCTAAATCACTAAATGGTCGATTTGTAACAATACTCTCAATTGCTTTACTTCCAACTCCTTTAATTGCACTAAGTCCAAAAAGAATTTTATTTTTTACAGGTGTAAATTCATAATTTGATTTATTTACATCGGGCGGTAAAACCTCAATTTGCATAGATTTTGCTTCGTCAATATACTTAGCTATTTTTTCAGTATTATCGGCCTCATAACTTAATAAACTTGCAAAAAATTCTGTTGGATAATATGTCTTTAAAAATGCCGTTTGATATGTAATCATTGCATAAGCAGCTGAATGGGATTTATTAAATCCATATCCAGCAAATTTTTCAATTAAATTAAATAAGCTTTTTGCATTTTCATATGAAAAGCCTCTTTTTGCTGCCCTTGTTGCAAATTCTTCTACATATTTTGCCATCAAATCAGCTTTTTTCTTACCCATAGCCCTTCTAATAATATCTGCTTCACCTAAGCTAAATCCTCCAATTGCTTGGACTATTTGCATGACTTGTTCTTGGTATACAATAACTCCATATGTTGGCTTTAAAATTGGTTTTAATACTTCTTCAAATTCATCAAAGAAATAACTAATCTCTTTTCTTCCATGTTTTCTTTCAATATAATCATCAAGCATTCCTGCATCCATAGGTCCTGGTCTATATAGGGCAAGCATAGCGATTATATCTTCAAAATTTTCTGGTTTTAATCTTTTAGCTAAATCTTGCATACCATCTGATTCAATTTGAAACAGACCAAGTGTTTTTCCTGATTGAATTAATTTAAATACTTTTTCATCATCTAAACTTAAATCATCAATGTCAATATCTTTATTCTGATTTTGTTTTATATTTTTAATTGCTTTGTCAATAACAGTTAAAGTTTTTAGTCCTAAAAAGTCAAATTTAATCAAATCAACAGGTTCAAGATAATTTAAAGAGTATTGAGTTGTATGAAAATCGTCATTTTCATCTTGTTTATATAAAGGAGATTTATTCCAAAGTTTTGTATCGCTTATAACTACTCCTGCTGCATGTTTTCCTGTATTTCTTTTAAGACCTTCAAGTGCTTCTCCAAATGAATATAATCTTTCATATAAAGGTTCTTCATTCACAATTTCTTGAATTTTTGGTTCTAACTCTTTTGCTTCTTTTAAAGTAATTCCAAGTTTATCAGGAATTAATTTTACAAACTTATCAGCAGTTGAATATTCTATTCCAAAAATTCTTGCAATATCTCTTAAAACACCTTTTGCAAGTAATGAACCAAATGTTACAACTTGTGCTACATTCTCTTTTCCATATTTGTGTTGGACATATTCAATAACTTCTTCTCTTCTTTCTTGGCAAAAGTCAACATCAATATCTGGCATTGAAACTCTCTCAGGGTTTAAAAATCTCTCAAAAAGCAATCCATATTTAATAGGGTCAATATTTGTAATTTCTAAAACATATGCAACTAAACTTCCAGCTGCACTTCCTCTTCCAGGTCCTACTGGAATTTTATTACCATCTCCTCTTATGTGTCTACTTGGGTCTTTTGCATAGTTAATAAAATCCCAAACTATTAGCATATATCCCGGAAATTTCATTTTTTTAATAATATCAATTTCATATTCAAGTCTTTTTTTATACTCTTCGTGAAGTTCTTTTGGGATTTTTTTTAGTCTTTTTTTTAGGCCCTCATAACATTTATATTCAAAATATTCTACATCACTATCAATTTCTAATCCCTCTTTTTTTGCATACTCTTTTGTGAATTTAAAAGTAGGAGGAGTTGGATTTCCAAGAGGTATTTCAAGATTAATCTCTTCTAAAATTTTATTATTTTCTAATGCCTCAGGCAAATCTTTAAATAACTCTTCATATTCCTCTTTTGATTTTAAATAAAACTCTCCAATATCATATTTTCTATGTACATCATCGAATTGTTTATTACTTTCAATGCACTCTAATGCATCTTTATAAATATAGTCTTCTTTACTTAAATAGAAAATATTAGTAGATGCAATTAAGGGGATATTTGTCTCTTTTGAGAGAGTTATTAAATCATTTTCTATTAAATTTTCTTCTTTTTTATCTCTTCTAATTTCTAAAAATAAGTTTTTAAAATCATTTTTATAGATATTTGCAATATTTATAGCTTCTTGATAACCTTTTGCACCTTTTAAAATATTTTTTTCATTTAGTATATTTAAGTGAAATCCTATTTCACTCTCTAACATTGGTAAAATAACAATTAAAGAGTCTTGATTTTTAACTAATTCTTCATAAGGTAATATTGGTTTATCACCTTTCATATGATAAAGATAAGAGATTGAATTTAGATACATTAAAGTTTTATAACCATTATAGTCTTTTGCAATTAAAATTATTTTACTTAAATTATTATCTCTTTTAATTAAAGCCTCAATTCCAATTATTGGATTTATATTGTTGTTTTTACAAGTTTCGTAAAATTCAATTGCACTAAACATATTATTAATTTCTGTAATTCCAATATGTTTGAAGCCAAGTGAAGATGCTTTTTTTATTAAATCTTTTATTTTTATTGTAGAATGTAAGAGTGAATAGTCTGAATGGATATGAAAAGGTATCAAGTTAATCCTTTTTTGAAATTATACAAAAAGGAAGAGAAATGATAGAAATAATGTTAGGAGATATAACAAAAGTAAAAGTTGATGCAATTGTTAATGCTGCAAATCCTACTTTGCTTGGAGGTGGAGGAGTAGATGGGGCTATTCATAGGGCAGCTGGTTTTAAGCTTTTAGAAGAGTGTAAAAGCTTAGGTGGAGCAAATCCAGGTGATGCTAAAATAACCCATGGATATAATTTACCTGCAAAGTGGGTCATTCATACAGTAGGTCCTATTTATAGTGGGAAAAAAGAGGATGAAATTATTTTAAAAAGATGTTATGAAAATAGTTTGTGTATTGCAAGAAGTTATCATCTAAAATCAATTGCATTTCCATCAATTTCAACAGGGGCATATGGATATCCAATTGAAGAAGCTTGTAAGATTGCATTGAATACAATAGATTGGTTTTTAAAAAATTGTGCTTATTATGATATGAGAGTAATTTGTGTTTTGTATTCAAAAAAAGATTATGATGTTTATGTAGAATGTGCAAAATTGTGTAAAATTTCAATAAAAAAGGTCTAAGATGAAATTTATAGGTACAAGAGGGACTGATAGTAAAAAAACATTTAGTGAAGTAATTTTAAATCCAGCAGCACCTAATGGAGGACTTTATGTGCCTGAGAAATTACCAACTATAAATGAAAATTTTTTAATAAGACTTTATGATGATAGAGATGAAAGAACTTATTCATCAGTTGCAAGAGCAATTTTATCTTTATTTAAAATTGATATTGAAAAAGATTTGATTGAAAAAGCTCTTTATACTTATCTTAAAAATTTTGATGCTGATGAGGTAGTACCAGTTGTTAGAATTGATGGAAATTTAGCAGTATCTGAGCTTTGGCATGGTCCAACAAGAGCTTTTAAAGATATGGCACTTCAACCTTTTGGAGTTATTTTATCAGCATTAGCGCAAAAAAGAGGTGAAAATTATTTAATTATGGCTGCAACATCGGGAGATACAGGACCAGCTACACTAAAAACATTTGAAAATAAAGAGAATATAAAAGTAGTTTGTATCTATCCTCATAATGGGACAAGTGAAGTTCAAAAACTTCAAATGGTAACAACTAATGCAAAAAATGAAAAAGTTTTAGGGATTTTAGGTGATTTTGATGATGCACAAACTGCTTTAAAAGTTTTACTTAAAGATGAAGAATTTAGAGATACTTTAAATAAAAGTGGTATTAAACTATCAGCTGCAAATAGTGTGAATTTTGGAAGAATTATTTTTCAAATCATTTATCATTTTTGGAGTTATTTAAAATTATTAGAGTTTAATGAAATAAAACTTGGTGAAAAAATTGATGTAGTAATTCCAAGTGGTAATTTTGGAAATGCTCTTGGTGCTTATTATGCTAAGAAAATGGGACTTCCTATTGAGAAAATAATTATTGCTTCAAATAGAAATAATGTTTTATATGAGTTAATAAAATATGGAAGATATGACCTTAGAGATAAAAAACTTATAAAAACAATATCTCCCGCTATGGATATTTTAAAATCAAGTAATGTTGAGAGAATGCTTTTTGATAAATTTGGTGAAAAAAGAACAACTGAGCTTATGAAATCTCTTGAAGAGAATGGATTTTTTGAACTAAATGGAGATGAAATTAAAGAAATTCAAAAAGATTTTGAAGCAGATTTTGCAACAGATGCTGAGAGTGAAGAGATGATTAGAAAATATGCTAAGAAAAATTATATTATTGACCCTCATACAGCAACTGCTCTAAAAGCATATGAATATTTAAAAGAAAAGGGTAAAATTAAAAATTATACAGTAGTTTATTCAACTGCTGAATGGACAAAATTTGCTCCAAGTATCTATTATGCCCTAACTGGCGAAGATATAGATAGAGAAATAGCTGAGGTTGAGGAAAATACAATCTCAGATAAAGATGCAATTGTGTATATTGAAACTAATTATGGAGTAAAAGCCCCTGATATGATAAGAGAACTATTTAATAAAGAAATTGTTAATGAAAATATTATTGACAAATCTAAAATTAAAGAAGAAACTTTAAACTTTTTAAAGAAATAATTTGATAACGATTTTAGGAGTTTATTTATATATTTTAGTTGGATTTATTTCTAAAAAGATTTTTAAAGAGATAGATGCTAAGACATTAGTCTTGCTTTCTACTTATTTTCTTCAACCTTTTTTAACATTATGGGGGATTTTGTTAATTCCTTTAAATAAAGATTTAATTCTTTCTCCTTTAATTTATCTTATTGCAGTATTTATCTCTTTTGTTATAACTTTTAGTATCTCTTTTGTATTAAAAGATAAAAAAGATAGGATAATCTCTTCAATAGCACCTTTAATTGGGAATACTGGAAATTTAGGAATTCCTTTAAGCTATGCTCTTTTTGGAGATATAGGAGCAAGTGTTGCTACGATAATAAATTTAGCAAATGTATTTTTTATTTATACTTTTGGAATATTTTTTTATGCAAGTGGAGAGTATAGTTTTAAAGAATCGCTAAAAAAAATTATTAAAATTCCAATTATTTGGTTTGGGATATTAGCTTTAATTTTAAATATTTTAGGGATTAAATTTAGCGTAGATATTATGAAAATTTTACAAATGGGAGCATTTGCTTCAATTGTAGTTCAACTTTTAATATTTGGAATTTATGTAGCAGAGATTAAGTTTAGAGAAGTTAATATGAAACTATCTATTTTAGTGTTAGTAAATAAGTTTATTGTATTGCCTTTTCTTACTCTCTTAACACTTCATTTTTTTCATTTAAATCCGATTATAAAACAAGTTATTTTATTAGAAGTATTAACACCTCTTGCTGTTACAAATGTAAATTTAGCAGCACTATTTAATATGTATCCTGAAAAAGTTGCATTTTTAGTAATAGTAACATCAGTAGTTTTTATAGGAGTTAGTATGATTTTTATATAAGGATTAAATATGTATAGGATAATAAGCATTTTATTTATTATGTTTTTCATTGGTTGTTCTGTAAATAATGATAAAAAAATAGTAATCCTTGCAAATGAATGGATTGGGTATGCTCCACTTTTTTATATACAAAAAAAAGGTTATTTAAAAGAAGATAATATTGAAATTTTTAAAACTATTTCACTTGGAGAGAGTGTAGATTTATATCAAAATGGATTAGGAGATGGATTAGCCGCTACACAATATGAATATTCATTATTAAGAAATAAAATAATTCCTATTGCATTAATTGATAAATCTAATGGAGCAGATGTTATAATGTCTAATCTAAGTATAGAAAAGCTTAAAAGACAGAGTAAAATTTATGTGTTTTTAGAATTACATTCAGTAAATAGTATTTTATTAAATCAATTTTTAAAAATTTACCAAATTCCTAAAAATAGAATTTATATTAAAAATTTAGACCAACAAGAAATAGTTGATTATGATTATGATTTTAAAAAGCCACTGTTAATTATTACTTATGCTCCTTATGATGATATGTTAAAAAAAAGAGGATTTAAAATAGTCGATTCTACTAAAAACACTAAATATTTAGTTGTGGATGCATTATTTATCGATAAAAAATATAAAAATGATTCAAGAATAAAAAAATTAAAAAAATATCTTTTTATAGCAATAAACGAGATACAAAAACATCCAAAAAAAGTATATGATGAAATAAAAACCTATTATTTAAATTATTCATATGAAGATTATTTAAATGATTTAGAAAATATTAAGTGGATAAATGGAAATAAAAAAATATTAAATGAAGTATTTGGAGAGATTCATGAGAATTAAATCTTTTTTGATTTTGATAAATTTATTACTTGTTATTGTATTAACATCATTGTTTTATTATTTTTATTTAATGCAAAAAGAGAGAATTTTTAGTTATTTAAGTGATAATCTTAATAAAGAAATACTTGATGCAAAATTTATAATTAAAAAATATTTAGCAAAAGATGAAGATTTAGATGAAATTAGACCTTTTTATGATAGGCTTGTTTTAAAAAGTGAATTAATAAAGGGTGTTTTATTAAAAAAGGAAAATAAAACAATACTAATATCAGGAGATATTGAGAAGTTAAATAATATAATTATTTATAAAGAAAGATTAAAGTTTAATGAAATTTTAGAATCTAATGTAATTAAAGTTCCTGTTAAAATATTTAGTAATAATAAATATGTTAATTATACAATTTATCTATTTTTAAATAAAAATGTAATAACAAATTTAGTTGAAGATTTGAAATTTAAATTTATGTTTGTATACTTTTTTATATTGATGTTAGTTTTTAGTATCGAGAATTATTTGGTAAATAAATTTATAGTAAAACCTTTAATTAAGCTTAAAAATTTTTCTAAGAAACTTGAAACAGAACCTAAAAATCTGAAAATAAAAGAATTTAATGAAATAAAAACTTCTCTTAAACAAAGCTTTGATAAGCTTGAAATGACTATTGATGATTTATATAAAACTACTTTAACTGATTATTTAACAAGACTTGGTAATAGAAAATTTTTAGAAAAAAGTGTAAAAGAATTAATCAATAAAAATGAAAAATTTTGTATGGTGTTTTTGGATTTAGATAATTTCAAAGAGATTAATGATTATTATGGTCATAGTGTAGGAGATGAGTTAATTATAGAGATTTCAGAAATATTAAAAGAGTTTACAAAAGAAGATGAGATAATATCAAGAGTTGGGGGAGATGAGTTTGTATTGATATTGAAAGGATGTGATGATAAAACTTATATTAACAATAGATTAAATAAATTATTGAATCAATTAAATAGAAGATGGGTTTTAAGAGATTATGAAATTAAAACATCTGTAAGTATGGGAGTTAGTATTTATCCTGATAATGCCATAATATATGAGGAGTTATTAAAAAAATCAGATATTGCGCTTTATGAGTCAAAATCAAGAGGAAAAAATAGTGTTACATTTTTTGATGATATGCTTGAAGTAAAAGTTAAAAAAGAATTTATTATTAAAAATGATTTAGTTAAAGCACTTGAAAAAAATGATTTTTCTTTATATTTACAGCCAAAAGTTGATATGACAGGTAAAATTGTAGGTTGTGAAGGATTAATTCGTTGGATAAAAAATAATCAAATAATTCCCCCTAATGAATTTATTCCTATTGCAGAAAAAAGTGGTTTGATATTAAAAATTGGTGAGTGGGTAATGAAAAAAAGTTTTGATATAGTAAAAGAATTTCAAAATGATGAAGATTTAAAAAATATTAAGCTTTCATTTAATGTTTCACCCCTTCAATTTAAGTGCGAGAACTTTTTATTTAATCTTGAAAAAATAAAAGAGTTTGCAAATATGTTAGAAATAGAAATAACTGAATCAGTTTTTATAGAAGATAAGAAAAAAGCCAAAGAAATAATTGAAAAAATACATAATTTAGGGTTTAAAATAAATTTGGATGATTTTGGAACAGGATATTCTTCATTATCAGTACTTAAAGAGTTTGATATTGATTATTTAAAAATAGATAAAGCTTTTATAGATGATATTATGAGTGAAAATGGTATGGTTTTTGTAAAAACTATTGTGAATATGTCTAAAAGTTTAAGTATAAAAACAGTTGCTGAAGGAGTAGAAAGTAAAGAGCAGTTTAATATTCTTAAAAATATAGGAGTTGATGTATATCAAGGATATCTTTTTTCAAAACCTCTTCCAAAAGAAGAGTTTATAAAATTTGTAAAATCATATACCTTTAATCTTTAAACTAAGAAGACCAAAATATTCGTGAATAGCTTTATAACTTGCATTCAAGGAGTTCATCTTTGGAAAATAATCCCATATACTCTCAATTGGTTTAGAATAAAATCCAACAGGTTTTGTTATTATTTTAAATCCAAAAAATTTAAAAATCTTATAACTTCTTTTCATATGATAAGCGTTTGTAACAAGATAAATATTTTTAGGTAATTTTAACTTTTTAAAAAGTAGGGCAGTATACATTCCATTTTGGATAGTATTTAATGATTTGTCTTCAAAATATGTTGTAATATTTACATCAAAAGTTTTAGTTAAAAGTTGAACATCATGTTTTGTATTTTCAGCTTCACTTATTTTTCCTATGCCACCTCCACTAAATACAAAAGGTATATTATAAGTTTTAGCTAAAATAAGTCCGTAAACTTCTCTTTTAAATGCATCTGGAAATGCTTTTATTGTGTCTTTTGGATTACTGCCACCTCCAAGGACTACAACTGCTGAGGGAGTTATATTGTCTTTATGTTTAAAATTTTCTAATGGATTTAAAAGCATATTAGAAACTGGTTGAATACTTAATAAATAAAGTGTCAAAGCTGATATAAAGAAAAGAATTTTAAATCTTTTTGCAAAAATAGTGGCTATAAGTAAAATAATAATAAAAATTCCAGGTGGTAAAAATAGATAAGTAAAAAGTTTTGATATGATATAGAACATTTAAGTCCTTTTTTTGTGAAATTATATCAAAGGAAAGTTATGA
This Caminibacter mediatlanticus TB-2 DNA region includes the following protein-coding sequences:
- the thrC gene encoding threonine synthase; translation: MKFIGTRGTDSKKTFSEVILNPAAPNGGLYVPEKLPTINENFLIRLYDDRDERTYSSVARAILSLFKIDIEKDLIEKALYTYLKNFDADEVVPVVRIDGNLAVSELWHGPTRAFKDMALQPFGVILSALAQKRGENYLIMAATSGDTGPATLKTFENKENIKVVCIYPHNGTSEVQKLQMVTTNAKNEKVLGILGDFDDAQTALKVLLKDEEFRDTLNKSGIKLSAANSVNFGRIIFQIIYHFWSYLKLLEFNEIKLGEKIDVVIPSGNFGNALGAYYAKKMGLPIEKIIIASNRNNVLYELIKYGRYDLRDKKLIKTISPAMDILKSSNVERMLFDKFGEKRTTELMKSLEENGFFELNGDEIKEIQKDFEADFATDAESEEMIRKYAKKNYIIDPHTATALKAYEYLKEKGKIKNYTVVYSTAEWTKFAPSIYYALTGEDIDREIAEVEENTISDKDAIVYIETNYGVKAPDMIRELFNKEIVNENIIDKSKIKEETLNFLKK
- a CDS encoding AEC family transporter, yielding MITILGVYLYILVGFISKKIFKEIDAKTLVLLSTYFLQPFLTLWGILLIPLNKDLILSPLIYLIAVFISFVITFSISFVLKDKKDRIISSIAPLIGNTGNLGIPLSYALFGDIGASVATIINLANVFFIYTFGIFFYASGEYSFKESLKKIIKIPIIWFGILALILNILGIKFSVDIMKILQMGAFASIVVQLLIFGIYVAEIKFREVNMKLSILVLVNKFIVLPFLTLLTLHFFHLNPIIKQVILLEVLTPLAVTNVNLAALFNMYPEKVAFLVIVTSVVFIGVSMIFI
- a CDS encoding putative bifunctional diguanylate cyclase/phosphodiesterase; translation: MKYLERFMRIKSFLILINLLLVIVLTSLFYYFYLMQKERIFSYLSDNLNKEILDAKFIIKKYLAKDEDLDEIRPFYDRLVLKSELIKGVLLKKENKTILISGDIEKLNNIIIYKERLKFNEILESNVIKVPVKIFSNNKYVNYTIYLFLNKNVITNLVEDLKFKFMFVYFFILMLVFSIENYLVNKFIVKPLIKLKNFSKKLETEPKNLKIKEFNEIKTSLKQSFDKLEMTIDDLYKTTLTDYLTRLGNRKFLEKSVKELINKNEKFCMVFLDLDNFKEINDYYGHSVGDELIIEISEILKEFTKEDEIISRVGGDEFVLILKGCDDKTYINNRLNKLLNQLNRRWVLRDYEIKTSVSMGVSIYPDNAIIYEELLKKSDIALYESKSRGKNSVTFFDDMLEVKVKKEFIIKNDLVKALEKNDFSLYLQPKVDMTGKIVGCEGLIRWIKNNQIIPPNEFIPIAEKSGLILKIGEWVMKKSFDIVKEFQNDEDLKNIKLSFNVSPLQFKCENFLFNLEKIKEFANMLEIEITESVFIEDKKKAKEIIEKIHNLGFKINLDDFGTGYSSLSVLKEFDIDYLKIDKAFIDDIMSENGMVFVKTIVNMSKSLSIKTVAEGVESKEQFNILKNIGVDVYQGYLFSKPLPKEEFIKFVKSYTFNL
- a CDS encoding YdcF family protein; translation: MFYIISKLFTYLFLPPGIFIIILLIATIFAKRFKILFFISALTLYLLSIQPVSNMLLNPLENFKHKDNITPSAVVVLGGGSNPKDTIKAFPDAFKREVYGLILAKTYNIPFVFSGGGIGKISEAENTKHDVQLLTKTFDVNITTYFEDKSLNTIQNGMYTALLFKKLKLPKNIYLVTNAYHMKRSYKIFKFFGFKIITKPVGFYSKPIESIWDYFPKMNSLNASYKAIHEYFGLLSLKIKGI